From Nitrospirota bacterium, a single genomic window includes:
- a CDS encoding metallophosphoesterase: MLSSEFRTRVKQLALTILLLLVWVHTGFTAQDQQIQQRLSALEKIQGAFSFIVLGDNRSGDETYRKIVSLAMQRKPGFVLNTGDMIATPGSEEEWSKFWDLSRPITVPYFLAVGNHDAHPKVPFSEKMYREQVDLPGNELYYSFVAGNALFIVLDSCIEDQEKRIAGEQLKWLEGVLSSSDRIHKFVFLHHPLYTDPGTGHHAGDSLDKYPKERDALEALFVKYRVQAVFAGHEHMYRRKTVDGIAHVITGGGGAPLYGKNEEGAFHHFVRVTVDGDRVSAEVIDINDRVRDRF, encoded by the coding sequence GTGCTGAGTTCGGAGTTCAGAACCCGGGTGAAACAGCTTGCCCTCACGATCCTTCTGCTGCTCGTCTGGGTCCACACGGGTTTCACGGCCCAGGACCAGCAGATCCAGCAAAGGCTTTCGGCGCTCGAGAAGATTCAGGGGGCGTTCTCGTTCATCGTGCTCGGCGACAACCGTTCCGGAGATGAAACGTACCGGAAGATCGTCTCCCTGGCCATGCAGCGGAAGCCCGGCTTCGTCCTGAATACGGGCGATATGATCGCTACGCCGGGCAGCGAGGAGGAATGGTCCAAGTTCTGGGACCTGTCCAGACCGATCACCGTGCCGTACTTTCTGGCCGTTGGCAATCACGACGCACACCCGAAGGTACCGTTCAGTGAAAAGATGTACCGGGAACAGGTCGACCTTCCCGGTAACGAACTGTATTACTCCTTTGTCGCCGGCAATGCGCTGTTCATCGTTCTCGACTCCTGTATCGAAGACCAGGAAAAGAGGATAGCCGGAGAGCAGCTGAAGTGGCTTGAAGGGGTCCTCTCGAGCTCGGACAGGATACACAAGTTCGTGTTTCTCCACCATCCCCTGTACACCGACCCGGGCACGGGCCATCACGCAGGCGACAGCCTGGACAAATACCCGAAAGAGCGGGACGCGCTGGAGGCCCTCTTTGTGAAATACCGGGTGCAGGCGGTCTTTGCCGGACACGAGCATATGTACCGGCGAAAGACCGTCGATGGGATCGCGCACGTCATTACCGGCGGCGGAGGCGCGCCGCTGTACGGCAAGAACGAGGAGGGCGCGTTTCACCACTTTGTCCGGGTGACGGTCGACGGGGACAGGGTGAGCGCGGAAGTGATCGACATAAACGACAGGGTGAGGGACAGGTTTTAG
- a CDS encoding dihydroorotase has translation MKIVIKNGHVIDPANKVDGKLDILLSDGRVAKIGQPGSISENGAKVIDSAGMLVVPGLVDMHVHLREPGFEYKETITTGTDAAKAGGFTSVCCMPNTSPVNDNRSVTEFILARAKGAAANVFPIGAITKGSKGEELAEMNDLHDAGCLAISDDGRPVANAGMMRRAMEYSKIFDLLVISHCEDSSLSAKGVMNEGSVSTELGLRGIPCAAEDVMTARDIALAELTGCRLHIAHVSTAGSVELVRAAKARGVKVSAETCPHYFALTDEAVRGYNTMAKMNPPLRTAGDVEAVRRGLRDGTLDVIATDHAPHALDEKNVEFDHAPFGVVGLETSLGLTLRLVGEGILSLEDAVRKLSLNPAAILKAGKGTLAVGADADVTIIDPNAEWTVDPSQFKSRSKNTPFAGWKLKGRAVQTIVGGRV, from the coding sequence ATGAAAATAGTGATCAAGAACGGCCATGTGATCGATCCCGCCAACAAGGTGGATGGTAAGCTCGACATTCTTCTGTCTGACGGCAGGGTCGCGAAGATCGGCCAGCCCGGCTCGATCTCTGAGAACGGTGCCAAGGTCATCGACTCAGCGGGCATGCTCGTCGTTCCCGGCCTCGTCGATATGCATGTCCACCTGCGCGAGCCCGGCTTCGAGTATAAGGAGACGATAACGACGGGCACGGATGCGGCAAAGGCAGGCGGGTTCACCTCGGTCTGCTGCATGCCGAACACCAGCCCGGTGAACGACAACCGGTCGGTAACGGAGTTCATCCTGGCCCGTGCGAAAGGCGCTGCTGCCAACGTGTTCCCGATCGGCGCGATCACGAAAGGGTCAAAGGGCGAGGAACTGGCCGAGATGAACGACCTGCACGATGCTGGCTGCCTCGCCATTTCCGATGACGGGAGACCCGTGGCGAACGCGGGCATGATGCGCCGGGCCATGGAGTATTCAAAGATATTCGACCTTCTGGTGATCTCCCACTGCGAGGACAGTTCGCTGTCCGCAAAGGGAGTGATGAACGAAGGCTCCGTCTCAACGGAGCTCGGCCTTCGCGGGATCCCCTGCGCGGCGGAGGACGTAATGACCGCCCGTGATATCGCGCTTGCCGAGCTGACGGGATGCAGGCTGCACATCGCCCACGTGAGCACCGCCGGCTCGGTCGAGCTGGTACGAGCCGCAAAGGCGCGCGGCGTGAAGGTATCGGCGGAGACCTGCCCTCACTATTTTGCCTTGACCGACGAGGCTGTGCGGGGGTACAACACCATGGCGAAGATGAACCCCCCGCTCCGGACCGCCGGGGACGTTGAGGCCGTGAGAAGAGGCCTGCGCGACGGTACCCTCGATGTGATCGCGACCGACCATGCGCCCCACGCCCTGGATGAAAAGAACGTCGAGTTCGATCATGCGCCGTTCGGGGTCGTCGGGCTCGAGACATCCCTGGGTCTCACCCTCAGGCTCGTAGGTGAAGGCATCCTTTCCCTTGAAGACGCGGTGCGCAAGTTAAGCCTGAATCCGGCAGCCATCCTCAAAGCGGGGAAGGGGACCCTTGCCGTCGGCGCTGATGCGGATGTCACGATCATCGATCCGAATGCGGAATGGACCGTCGACCCCTCTCAGTTCAAGTCTCGTTCAAAGAATACGCCCTTTGCCGGATGGAAACTGAAGGGGAGGGCAGTTCAAACGATCGTGGGAGGAAGAGTATAA